A window of Bacteroidota bacterium contains these coding sequences:
- a CDS encoding MBL fold metallo-hydrolase, whose translation MSESGEHIVVKFWGVRGSLPSPGPNTVRYGGNTPCVSVEGVNQNDQWWTVMLDAGTGAKHLGQALLENNNDIYFFLTHTHWDHIQGFPFFSPIYQADRKIYLSYLEDRRGLFKLLLEQMDGRRFPITQDQILSLLISMNPEDVAERSREGYFVDRLRVNHPGETHGFRLNLQNRKIVYIPDNEIDAVDDVHVSFDRLVAFCREADLLIHDAQYLREDMPAKRGWGHSVSERVWELAHQARVKQVVLFHHDPDRTDDELDVMQERARAWFASKDVNVVCHVAYEGLTLRF comes from the coding sequence TTGAGCGAATCTGGAGAACATATTGTTGTAAAGTTCTGGGGCGTGCGAGGCTCACTGCCTTCTCCTGGTCCTAATACAGTCCGATATGGTGGCAACACACCTTGTGTTAGTGTAGAGGGCGTGAACCAAAATGACCAGTGGTGGACTGTGATGCTTGATGCCGGCACTGGCGCGAAACACCTTGGGCAAGCGTTGCTGGAAAACAACAACGATATCTATTTCTTCCTGACCCACACCCACTGGGATCATATACAGGGGTTTCCTTTCTTCTCGCCAATCTATCAGGCGGACCGCAAAATCTACCTTTCTTATCTTGAAGATCGCCGGGGATTGTTCAAGCTGTTGTTGGAGCAAATGGATGGCCGGCGCTTTCCGATTACGCAAGACCAGATCTTGTCGCTACTCATTAGCATGAATCCGGAAGATGTAGCTGAACGAAGCCGTGAAGGCTATTTTGTCGATCGGCTGCGGGTCAATCACCCTGGTGAAACACATGGCTTCAGGCTCAATTTGCAGAATCGGAAAATTGTCTACATCCCAGACAACGAAATTGACGCGGTAGACGACGTGCACGTGTCATTTGATCGGTTGGTTGCCTTCTGCCGGGAAGCTGATTTACTTATCCATGATGCCCAATATCTGCGAGAAGATATGCCGGCGAAGCGGGGATGGGGCCACAGTGTATCGGAGCGGGTTTGGGAGCTGGCGCATCAGGCGCGCGTCAAGCAGGTGGTGCTTTTTCATCACGACCCTGACCGGACAGACGACGAACTGGATGTTATGCAGGAGCGGGCAAGGGCATGGTTTGCATCAAAAGATGTGAACGTCGTTTGTCATGTGGCGTACGAAGGGCTTACGTTGCGCTTTTGA